Proteins from a single region of Ziziphus jujuba cultivar Dongzao chromosome 1, ASM3175591v1:
- the LOC107420974 gene encoding cinnamoyl-CoA reductase-like SNL6, which yields MDYEKPVVCVLDASTYVGFWILKGLLSRGYSVHAAIQDNGETEIKKKIKDMEKVEERLSVFTVDVMDYHSILLALKGCSALFCCLDSPDAYDEVMVDLEVRGAINVVEASAQTQSVEKIIFTSSLTAAVWKENISSEKDVDERSWSNKEFCRKMKLWYALSKTQSEQAAWALAMDRMLNMVSINAGLVVGPGVTQQNPLSTMSYLNGADQMYENGVLAFVDVNFLADVHVRAFEDRSTCGRYFCFNQTVNTEEEAVKLAQSLSPLISLPPRYECQGSEVYAERLRTKKLDKLVEGTAY from the exons ATGGACTATGAAAAGCCAGTTGTTTGTGTCCTTGATGCATCAACCTATGTGGGGTTTTGGATTCTTAAAGGTTTGCTAAGTAGAGGGTATTCTGTTCATGCAGCTATCCAAGACAATG GAGAAACagagataaagaagaaaatcaagGACATGGAGAAAGTGGAGGAGAGATTGTCAGTGTTTACTGTGGATGTTATGGATTACCATTCAATTCTTTTGGCTTTGAAGGGCTGCTCTGCTTTGTTCTGCTGTTTAGATAGTCCAGATGCTTATGAT gaAGTAATGGTGGATTTGGAGGTCAGAGGAGCTATTAATGTGGTTGAAGCATCTGCACAAACACAAAGTGTAGAGAAAATCATATTTACTTCTTCTTTAACTGCAGCAGTATGGAAAGAGAATATCAGTTCAGAGAAAGATGTAGATGAAAGGTCTTGGAGTAACAAGGAATTTTGCAGGAAAATGAAG TTGTGGTATGCCCTATCTAAAACACAATCTGAGCAGGCTGCTTGGGCTTTAGCCATGGACCGCATGCTTAACATGGTATCCATAAATGCGGGACTAGTTGTTGGTCCTGGTGTTACTCAACAAAACCCTCTATCCACGATGTCATATCTTAATG GAGCAGATCAGATGTATGAAAATGGGGTCCTAGCATTTGTTGATGTGAACTTTCTAGCTGATGTTCATGTTCGAGCTTTTGAGGATCGGTCCACATGTGGGCGATACTTCTGTTTCAATCAGACAGTAAACACAGAGGAAGAAGCTGTTAAGCTTGCTCAGAGCTTGAGCCCTTTAATATCCTTACCACCTag GTATGAATGCCAAGGGAGTGAGGTCTATGCTGAGAGGCTGAGAACCAAGAAATTAGACAAGCTTGTTGAGGGCACGGCTTATTAG
- the LOC107420960 gene encoding uncharacterized protein LOC107420960 isoform X1 has product MAYFRRLLLPLRSSLHRSSFPFHGHGEGCGGSCRSYGSIALSEQPMMKSESGYNNNNNNNNNNNNPEEVDAVLHDDEIEKIRQEFIAAKKSFLKIPEALKEMPKMNPKGIYVNKNLRLDNVQVYGFDYDYTLAHYSTNLQSLIYDLAKEHLVNEFRYPKICAEFKYDPTFPIRGLYYDKLKGCLLKLDFFGTIEPDGCYFGRRKLSRKEIAEIYGTRHIGRDQARGLVGLMDIFCFSEACLIADIVQHFVDAKLEFDAGYVYQDVNRAIQYVHQSGLVHGGILSDPNRYLVKNGQLLRFLKMLREKGKKLFLLTNSPYYFVDGGMQFMLEDSMGQRDSWRELFDVVIAKAKKPEFYTSEHPFRCYDTEKDTLAFTKVDTFLPNKIYYHGCLKSFLQITKWNGPEVIYFGDHLFSDLRGPSKAGWRTAAIIHELESEIHTQNEDAYRFEQAKFHIVQELLGKLHAIVPKNQQSEACKLLLEDLNEERQKARHRMRGMFNRFFGATFLTDTGQESSFAYHIHRYADVYTSKPENFLLYSPEAWLHVPFDVKIMPHHLKVPTSLFKDE; this is encoded by the exons GCTGTAGGAGTTACGGTTCAATTGCTTTATCCGAGCAACCGATGATGAAAAGTGAGAGtggatataataataacaataataataataataataataataatccagaGGAAGTAGATGCAGTGCTTCACGATGATGAGATTGAGAAGATTCGCCAAGAATTCATTGCCGCCAAAAAGAGTTTCCTTAAGATCCCTGAGGCTCTCAAAGAAATGCCAAAGATGAATCCCAAAG GGATTTATGTGAATAAGAATTTGAGGTTGGACAATGTTCAAGTTTACGGATTCGATTACGACTACACATTGGCACATTACTCCACAAATTTACAGAGCTTGATATACGATCTTGCAAAAGAGCATTTGGTTAACGAG TTTCGCTATCCTAAGATTTGTGCGGAATTTAAGTATGATCCAACTTTTCCCATCAGAGGATTGTACTATGATAAGCTCAAAGGGTGTCTCTTGAAGTTGGATTTCTTTGGAACAATAGAGCCAGATGGATGTTACTTTGGTCGTCGCAAG CTGAGCAGGAAGGAAATAGCAGAGATATATGGCACTCGACATATTGGCCGTGATCAAGCACGGGGGCTTGTTGGTCTGATGGATATCTTTTGCTTTAGTGAG GCATGCCTCATCGCAGATATTGTGCAACATTTTGTTGATGCTAAGCTGGAATTTGATGCTGGTTATGTCTATCAAGATGTAAATCGTGCAATTCAGTATGTCCACCAAAGTGGCTTGGTTCATGGAGGAATTCTTTCTGATCCTAACAGATACCTTGTTAAAAAT GGTCAGCTTTTACGCTTTCTAAAGATGCTGAGGGAAAAGGGGAAAAAGCTATTCTTGCTCACTAACTCACCATATTACTTTGTGGATGGAGGGATGCAATTTATGTTGGAG GATTCTATGGGTCAAAGAGACTCTTGGAGAGAACTTTTTGATGTTGTAATAGCTAAAGCAAAGAAGCCAGAATTCTACACATCTGAGCATCCATTCCG TTGTTATGACACAGAGAAAGACACATTAGCATTCACAAAGGTGGATACATTtcttccaaataaaatatattaccaTGGATGCCTTAAATCCTTCCTCCAGATTACAAAGTGGAATGGCCCAGAG GTGATATACTTTGGAGATCATCTATTTAGTGATCTGAGAGGGCCTTCAAAAGCTGGTTGGCGTACTGCTGCTATCATCCATGAACTTGAA AGTGAAATCCACACACAAAATGAGGATGCTTACCGTTTTGAACAG GCAAAATTTCATATAGTACAAGAATTGCTCGGTAAATTGCATGCAATTGTACCAAAGAATCAGCAAAGTGAAGCCTGTAAATTGCTGCTGGAGGATCTAAATGAAGAGAGGCAGAAAGCACGCCACAGAATGAGGGGAATgtttaatagattttttggAGCCACTTTTCTAACTGATACAGGTCAAGAATCTTCGTTTGCCTATCATATCCATCGATATGCAGATGTATATACCAGTAAACCAGAGAATTTTTTACTGTATTCACCTGAGGCATGGCTTCATGTACCCTTTGATGTCAAGATTATGCCACATCATTTGAAG GTTCCCACAAGCTTGTTCAAGGACGAATGA
- the LOC107420960 gene encoding uncharacterized protein LOC107420960 isoform X2 gives MAYFRRLLLPLRSSLHRSSFPFHGHGEGCGGSCRSYGSIALSEQPMMKMLHDDEIEKIRQEFIAAKKSFLKIPEALKEMPKMNPKGIYVNKNLRLDNVQVYGFDYDYTLAHYSTNLQSLIYDLAKEHLVNEFRYPKICAEFKYDPTFPIRGLYYDKLKGCLLKLDFFGTIEPDGCYFGRRKLSRKEIAEIYGTRHIGRDQARGLVGLMDIFCFSEACLIADIVQHFVDAKLEFDAGYVYQDVNRAIQYVHQSGLVHGGILSDPNRYLVKNGQLLRFLKMLREKGKKLFLLTNSPYYFVDGGMQFMLEDSMGQRDSWRELFDVVIAKAKKPEFYTSEHPFRCYDTEKDTLAFTKVDTFLPNKIYYHGCLKSFLQITKWNGPEVIYFGDHLFSDLRGPSKAGWRTAAIIHELESEIHTQNEDAYRFEQAKFHIVQELLGKLHAIVPKNQQSEACKLLLEDLNEERQKARHRMRGMFNRFFGATFLTDTGQESSFAYHIHRYADVYTSKPENFLLYSPEAWLHVPFDVKIMPHHLKVPTSLFKDE, from the exons GCTGTAGGAGTTACGGTTCAATTGCTTTATCCGAGCAACCGATGATGAAAA TGCTTCACGATGATGAGATTGAGAAGATTCGCCAAGAATTCATTGCCGCCAAAAAGAGTTTCCTTAAGATCCCTGAGGCTCTCAAAGAAATGCCAAAGATGAATCCCAAAG GGATTTATGTGAATAAGAATTTGAGGTTGGACAATGTTCAAGTTTACGGATTCGATTACGACTACACATTGGCACATTACTCCACAAATTTACAGAGCTTGATATACGATCTTGCAAAAGAGCATTTGGTTAACGAG TTTCGCTATCCTAAGATTTGTGCGGAATTTAAGTATGATCCAACTTTTCCCATCAGAGGATTGTACTATGATAAGCTCAAAGGGTGTCTCTTGAAGTTGGATTTCTTTGGAACAATAGAGCCAGATGGATGTTACTTTGGTCGTCGCAAG CTGAGCAGGAAGGAAATAGCAGAGATATATGGCACTCGACATATTGGCCGTGATCAAGCACGGGGGCTTGTTGGTCTGATGGATATCTTTTGCTTTAGTGAG GCATGCCTCATCGCAGATATTGTGCAACATTTTGTTGATGCTAAGCTGGAATTTGATGCTGGTTATGTCTATCAAGATGTAAATCGTGCAATTCAGTATGTCCACCAAAGTGGCTTGGTTCATGGAGGAATTCTTTCTGATCCTAACAGATACCTTGTTAAAAAT GGTCAGCTTTTACGCTTTCTAAAGATGCTGAGGGAAAAGGGGAAAAAGCTATTCTTGCTCACTAACTCACCATATTACTTTGTGGATGGAGGGATGCAATTTATGTTGGAG GATTCTATGGGTCAAAGAGACTCTTGGAGAGAACTTTTTGATGTTGTAATAGCTAAAGCAAAGAAGCCAGAATTCTACACATCTGAGCATCCATTCCG TTGTTATGACACAGAGAAAGACACATTAGCATTCACAAAGGTGGATACATTtcttccaaataaaatatattaccaTGGATGCCTTAAATCCTTCCTCCAGATTACAAAGTGGAATGGCCCAGAG GTGATATACTTTGGAGATCATCTATTTAGTGATCTGAGAGGGCCTTCAAAAGCTGGTTGGCGTACTGCTGCTATCATCCATGAACTTGAA AGTGAAATCCACACACAAAATGAGGATGCTTACCGTTTTGAACAG GCAAAATTTCATATAGTACAAGAATTGCTCGGTAAATTGCATGCAATTGTACCAAAGAATCAGCAAAGTGAAGCCTGTAAATTGCTGCTGGAGGATCTAAATGAAGAGAGGCAGAAAGCACGCCACAGAATGAGGGGAATgtttaatagattttttggAGCCACTTTTCTAACTGATACAGGTCAAGAATCTTCGTTTGCCTATCATATCCATCGATATGCAGATGTATATACCAGTAAACCAGAGAATTTTTTACTGTATTCACCTGAGGCATGGCTTCATGTACCCTTTGATGTCAAGATTATGCCACATCATTTGAAG GTTCCCACAAGCTTGTTCAAGGACGAATGA